The DNA region acgttgatatcatcgatcacttGCATTGAGACCGTATGAGGGGTTGGatatttatatgatttaatgttagcatTAAAGAGGGtgtaaattgttaaaaataaaaataataacgaTCCCTTTCATTTTTTCTAGAAGCAAAGAATTGAAATGATGGGCAGTACTGAAtgaatcttaattaattatagccCCACACAACCTGGCCACCGCCCAGCCTCAGCGCTCTCTTATGGAGTCATGGACATGGTGGCCCTTTCTTTCTCATCGTACAGTGAAAGGGAAAGACGGAAGAACCGAAGATACAGTTTGAAGCATGAGAAACACAACACGACAACACAATCCCCAAAATCAAATGCCCCAGCTGCTTGACAAAAGCAACTCCTAaattataatctttaatttcatgaataatgccGCCGAGCCCACAACATCAAAAGCTACGTCTCCATTAGGTTTAATGTGTCTACTGTGATAGCCACCTCGTGTTTCATGCTGAAAATGATGTCTCACAACATAATATTAAAGGTTGATCTTGCGCTGATCAGTctctattttgaaaataattaaaataacaacataataattttaagataaaacaAATTTTAGTTGACAactaattattagaaaatatctttttttttccttttttttttttttttgtaatctttatattttgaaagagaTGAAAGATATAAGAAACTATGAaagtgaaaatttcaaaatttaaagattTCATAATTCAAGTGATAATTATTCTATCTTATTaactttctcattcttttaactttttattaaccaattaaaattttcaatatatgCAACCTATAATTTCACTAACAAATCCAGAATTTGCCTCTacatgcaattatttaagaaaaaaataatgagtatTTAAGAATtacaaagtaaaataattttaagataaaacaaatttttaatttcttgtaatcTTTATATATTGAAAGAGATAAAAGAAGTACGAAATTATGAAAGTGAAAAGGTCTCCCATTTTATTAATACCGtaatttcaaatcttaatttctctaTCTTCTTGCTTTCGTCTTCTTTGCACAAAACCAAACCCTAAACTCTCGAACTTTCTTCCTCGTTCAGGtggacaaaagaaagaaagatagctAAAATTACACCTTTAAAACTATATTTTCTCGTGTAgtcatttgaaattttcattttcacctAAATGGGTTTCAAGTGATGAAACCCCATCAACATGTTCATGGGTTGGGCTGAACCTTTGGTTTGGTAAATAAGATGGCCCAAGCTCGACCTATATATTTTCACTAGCGAGTTAAACTTGCTTAAATCATTAAACAAATGTCTAATGATAGACTTGGGCCTAGCCAGCCATTTAACATACCTACTTGGATTCACTAAATGATACATTGATGGTGAGGAGGCTTTTGTTGTGCTTATGTTGTTTTCACTTGCCTTAATTATTTGGGGTGTAACGTTCTAGAATTTGGAGATGAATAATAAGGtattaattatgatatttgaGGTATTTATGGGTTATTTGAGAATCTTGGAGGAAATActaatttatgttatttcaaGGAAGTGGACGattaactcaattaattattttaatggagGTATTTATGGaagcaataaaagaatgaaataaattaaattaggagATTTCTAAAAAATACGGGTGAAAGTGTGATaagcaaaaattataattctggGTGTGAATTTCGAAAATTCTGGGGGCGTAAATGCAATTTTTAGAAACTGTCATGGgattactttaaatttaatgggggCCGTATATATGTAGAAGGAGATGTGTGGCGCGAGCGGTCGCACGTGAGAGGGGTATGCGGCAGGACGCGGGTTCGAttcgccggggggggggggcctTCGTGCGTCGGGGATGGAAAATGGTGATTTTAACCAGCAAGCTAGCCCCAAAACAATGTCATTTTTGGGGCTCGGCGGGGGCACCAACTGGCTGTCACGCTACTGCTCCTAGTGGCCCGTTTCTTCTTTTAATTACCAATTCCAGCAGCAATCGGCCAAGGAAATTGGCAGCGAgtaaaggaaggaaaaaatacAGAAGATAGAGGTGCACTGAGGTTGTAATGaggaaaaattcaagatttaatcCAAGTTTAAATAGTCAGGTAAGTGTGAAAATGTATATTAATTAAtctgtacggttgaaatttaatttaaggtataattttattaattttagatgaaTTAAAGTATTTTGCAACGCGTATTAATTTAGAGACATGTGGGTATAAAAACCTTAAAATCTGCAAATTAAAGGTAAGCTCTTTACTCCCTTCATGATTCTCAATCgatttatgaattctatatCATTGCTCAACCCGATTtggttttagaaattaattgtgtaagttatagttaattattgtgcaaattttattaaattaaataggagactTCTTGGGTTTAATTCTGCAAGTGTTTACGGGGTATTGCATTACCCCTACTTCCTTGGGAGTGATGTCGAATCtggttggggttaggttcttagtgaGACAGTAGTGGTTGTGCGTACCCTCCGGGGTAAGTTGTTGTAACTGGAAGTCTCGAAATTTGCTTGTGTGGGATATATAGCTACTGACCGTCGATCGTTGGGTCGtagcagttgatggctggatgtatgggcgccagtaaTCAACTGTTACAATAGACTATAGACGGGTCAAACAAGCTGGTCCCGGACACCCACTATTGGTGTTGTGCATATCATAATGTGGTTGTGGTTCCATGTAGGCGTGAGTGGTATTAAGAAACGGCGTGAGTTGTCATCCGGTGAGGTAACGTGTTAACTATTTGATTACTAGTAGGTAGTCAACCTAGATAATCATATATCATATAGTATTGCGTTTGATATCTATATCGTGCTCTCAATGTGTCTTGAGAAATAACGAGTCAAATGTTGATTTGCTGAGTAGGGAAGTCAACTCCTAGTGGTTGAGGAGTCGACTTCTAGTCACCTCTTCAACCTTCCAATTAAGCTACACATGCCAGCCAATTGGAGAGGTAGCTGGGGTGGTTAAGGCAGTGGAATTTGACGAGCGTGAATTGAGAAATTATAGAGAGCCTTCACTGCTTGCTGCTTctatcttcttcctccatttctattaaaaattacaggTGCATGATTGTCACGCGGGAAACTTTGAGATGCAAGTACTAGTGATACGAGCAATCTTTGTTCTAACACAAGAAGAGATGATCAGAACGATACTTGATAGCATACTAGGTATGGACAGTCTAGGGTCACCACAACGTGAGATGGAATCTAGTCTCAGTACAAAAAGCGTTTATGTACCCCAACTTGACATCGAACTTCAGGTATGCATATATTGTTATTCATAAGATGAATATACTTATTgcttaaataatcaaattgtgCATGATGCGTATTTGATTCTGCTACACATATTTGATGCAtgtcaaaaaatttatattttacttgcACTATCATACGTGTATTCTGTCAAGAAAATTGTAAgatcaaaataaattcattcaagagttccatttcatcatatatatatccatttaatgaatattttttcttttaatttttctctactTTTGCTATTGAAAAAAAGTaagttttcttcaaaaaaattattttaagctcaattcttttcttttttcttttttttgactTAGACTAACCCGCGTAGCTTCACTAGAAGAAAGAATTTGAGCACCTCTACTAATtgtttcaatatatttttattttaaaaaatttcaaaaatatgaaaattataaaaaattctatatTGACATAATGATTTTGAGACTAGTGaagtctttctttttttttttttttttggttatattcTAAAATGGGGCATTTTACTTTTAATATAGATCTtcgaacaaaattaaaattagttattgaAATGTAGATCGCCTCTCTCACTATATGTTTGtctttaattcaaatttaaaaaagtaTACTAAAATATGATAGAGATATAAATTCTATATCTAACATAATAACCATATGTGATTATTTAGAATGTATAAATTTAGAGTAATAAAAAATCTAGTGAGATTGTGAAATTTTGAGTaagagtttatatatatttttttttttgtgattcatTATTCTACCATAATAAATGTTAACATATTATATCAAACTACATTACATCTGTGTATctaattttaatcttttatgaatgttacaaaatttatttgtatatttgatttattgcCTAATAAGTGGTATTGGAGCAATATATAATGGgaacttttcaaatatttttaaacttaactAACGATATCCAACCATTTTCATGTTTAAATAGTGAATATCTAATatttaattccataattaaCCCCAAAAAATGAttacacaagaaaaaaaaagaagtctaGCTTCTTTAACATATTTTCTAGATAAGCTATTAAACTATAAGAAAAAATACATTCCAGTAAAAACCATAAGATATGACAAACATATCTAGAGATTATATCAAAACcttaaaaagaaacataaatagCTAGATACAGTTGATAACAAGCAGTTGACCTAAAGTAATTGTGTGGAATGAACTCTCTGATGATGGCCTCTGTTTTGATAGCTCCACATAAACTTGCCTCATAGATGGTCGAAGATGTGGATCAGTGTTAACACAAGCAAATGCTAACTTTGTGGTAACCACAATTTCCTCTACCATTTGATCCTCTGGTGGTGGGAGGCAATTATCTAATACATCTATCAATAACATGCCATGGAAAGCGGATGACAATgatgagaaaaatgaggaacACGAAGAGGAAAGCGATGAGATCAGATCAAACGGGTGTTTTCCCAATAACACCTCTAATGTTAAAATGCCAAAACTATAAACATCCAACTTTGCGTTCACTTCCATTGTATAAGCAAGTTCTACAAAACAAGATTGAAAGACAAAAGGTAAAGAttagaaaaaagagagaagaaacaaaGGATAAATGAAAATCTTAGTAGTTTGAATATATTTATGACATGGTAGTTAAAGATAATAAACATCCAAGTAATAGACTAAGGAAGGTGACAAAAAAGTGCCTTCCTTGAGTCTGATTCAACTCAATCTTTAATGTAGATAAGAAAATCCTCATTTATACTAGACTTACactataaataacatttaatttaatctatatatatatataattaagtaataGGCATTatgattagaaaaaaaataacaatcatACCTGGAGCCGCATATCCAAAGGTCCCAGCAAAAGAAGTTCCATTAGAGGAGTGGAGGTTTAAGAGTCTAGCAGTGCCAAAATCAGATATGTGAGCAACACATTctaaatcaaacaaaatattcTTACTTGATATGTCTCTATGGATGATTGAGGGTGAACATTCATGATGCATATAACACAAACCACTCGCTACACCTTTGATAGCATTCAATCGTTTGCCCCAGTCAAACCTCAATGCTTCTTCCTTGTTGCTGAGCTTATTCTCCAAGCTACCTCCTTCTAAGAACTCATAAATCAAAAATGAACGAtgtgaatttgaacaaaaaCCATAAAGTTTTATGATGTTACGATGTCGTGCCTCTGTTAGTGCACGAATCTCACTCCTAAAGCTTTTTAAATCAACCAAATTGTCATCTTGGGAAGGATGGGTCTTCTTCACAGCAACAACTAAACCACTTGAAAACTTAGCTTTATAAACAGTGCCATATCCTCCTCGTCTAATGTAGTATTTCTCATTGAAGTCCTCTGTTGCTTCTATGATGTTTTTGTATACTATTTTCCCATCATAGCTCCATAtctcaaataaattttcattacgTACAACTTGGATCTCACTCTCTACTTTCAATACTACTCTTTTGCTCAAAAGAAAGATCCCAACAACTACAAGAAATAGAGTCCCTACCAGAGGAACTACCACAAGAAGAACAAGATTTGTTTTTGTTCTGGATTTATCTGCATTGTTCCTCACTTTAGGTGATGAGCAGGGTATCAAGCCCGTTTGATTGCCACACAAACCGTCGTTACCTCTGTATACTTCATATGGAACATCTTCAAAAATCTTAGTGTTTGGTAGAAGACCTTTCAAGTTATTGTAAGATATATCAATAGATGTCAAACTTGTTGGCTGCTCACCAAAAGAGGAAGGGATGGAACCAGAAAGCATGTTGTGGGAGAGATTCAATTTCTCCAACCTTGGCATTTTCCCAAGCTGAGATGGTATTTCACCCATTAAATTGTTGTGTCCAAGATCAAGGCTTTGAagaaattgtaatttttctatctcaaaagGAATACCACCTTCGAGTTGATTCTTGCCCAAATTCAAGTTTTGTAAGTTTTCACAGTTTGCTATCTCCCTTGGAATTGAACCAGTAAGGTTGTTTGTTGCTAGGTCAAGGTTTTTTAAACTAGATTGGGTACCGAATATTTCTGCTGGGATGTTGCCTGAAAGCTTGTTATTACTCAAATTAAGGTGGAATAGTAAGCCCAATTCCCTCAACTTCTTTGGGATCTCCCCTACTAGATGGTTTGAAGAAAGGTCAAGAAAGTGTAACTTAGTTGCTGCAGCAAGGTCCGGCGGTATGTTTCCAGTGAGCTGATTATTGGAGATCCCTAACTTAGTCAAATTCTTGGACTGCCCCCATTTTTCAGAAAGTTTGCCAAACCAACGATTATAACTCAAATCCATGTAATCCAAGCTTGGTAGTACACCAAAATATTCCTGTAAATTGCCTTCTAGTTGGTTGTTCTCAAGCCTAACCCGAAACAAGCTATTGCAGTTTCGCAAGCTTTTGGGGATGTTGCCTGTTAAATTGTTGTTTGCTGCATCAAGTCTGATGAGTGATCCATCTAAGCATAGATTTTGTGGTAGACGACCAGTGAGCTTGTTATTGCCTATTGAGAATATCTGCAAATGTGTAAGATTGGCTAATTCTGAAGGAATAGGGCCACTAAGTTTATTAGAAGACAAGCTCAGTTCAGTAAGGGAATTCAAATTTCCTAACGAATGAGGGATTGGTCCCGAAAGTTGGTTACGAGAAAGGTATAGATTAGTTAAGTTGGTTAAATTCCCAATCGAAGTTGGGATTGAACCTGAAAGATGGTTATCATGAAGTTTTAAACGGACTAAGTTGGTTAAATTCCAAACTGAAGTTGGAATTGGGCCTGTGAGATTATTTTCTGAGAGCCGAAGATTCCAAACCAAAGTCAACATCCCAAGTTCTTGAGGAATTGATCCTGAAAGGTTGTTTTTATTGAGACGGAGACATTGTAGGTTTCGTAAGCTCCCTAATTCTGATGGAACTTTCCCAATAAAATGATTTGAGGAAAAGTCAATATAGTAGAGTCTCGAAAGATTACCAATCTGTGCAGGAATAGACCCATGGAATGAATTGTTATGAAGCTCAAATCGGATAAGATGGGGAAAGGAGGAGAAGCTAAAACTGAAAAGTGTACCTGTCAAGCCTATGCTGTTAAGGACAATGTGGGTGATCCTGCTAGTGTTGTCGCAAGCAATTCCAGCCCAATTACAATAAGAATGGTTGCTTCCAACGTCCCATGATGGCAGCAGAGATTGGCTTTGGTTTTGAAGGCTGGCTTTCCATCTCAACAGAGCCGCTGCTTCATCATTGGACAGAGAAGCAGCAGTAGTATAGGAAGAGGAGGCCACTACAAGAAGAGCCATGACGGCCGCAAGATGCATGGGAAGTAAACTAATTGCTCGGGAATATGACATTGCTCTTAGCTATTTGATCTAAGAAAAAGGTGGTGGTGTCATTATTTATAGATCCAAACTATATATTGATGAACTGCCCACCAACTGGACTGGAAAGACTCGGAATCTTCAAAGAAAGATCAAatagagttttaatttaataggTCATTGAGCTGCAAATGGGGCCAATTTCCAGTGAACCCTAGAGCAAAAGTCGTATTTTGAATTCGGCTAAATGGGCAGCGCAAGGCGATGTTGTTGCCCTGCGTGGTGTGGAAGAGGAGCAATTTGGTTTCCGATTTGATGCCACATCCATCTCTATAGACTTGATTGGCTCACATGGTGTGGAAGGGGTTAGGGCTGCCCGAGCCGTTTCCAGAAGAGTCTTCCGCCGACAATCCAAGTCAACTATggaaaaggaggaggaggaggagaagaagaaaaaagtatGTCTGGGAGACGATTGAGGAGGGGAGAGAATACAGTGAGAATGAGAGGTTGGACATTTatatgatttaatgttagcatTAAAGAGGGtgtaaattgttaaaaataaaaataataataatgatgggCGGTATTGAATGCATCTTAATTAAATATAGCCCCATATGACACAACCTGGCCACCTCTCAGCCTCCGCTCTTTCTCATGGAGTCATGGACATGGTGGCCCTTTCTTTCTCATCGTACAGtgaaagggaaagaagaaagaaaagaagatacaGTTTGAAGCATGAgaaacacaacacaacacaacacaacacaacacgACAGCACAATCCCCAAAATCAAATGCCCCTGCTTGACAAAAGCAACTCCTAATAATTCATCCACGCCCCGCCGCCGAGCCCACAACATCAAAAGCTACGTCTCCATTAGGTTTAATGTGTCTACTGTGACAGCAACCTCGTGTTTCATGCTGAAAATGATGTCTCACAACACCCTGACTCTCTATCCtgaaaatgattaaaataacaacataataattttaagataaaacaaaattttagttgagaactaaatattagaaaatatcttcttcttttttttgtaatctttatattttgaaagagaTGAAAGATATAAGAAACTATGaagtgaaattttcaaattttaaagatttaataaTTCAAGTGATAATTATTCTATCTTATTaactttctcattcttttaactttttattaaccaattaaaattttcaatatatgCAACCTATAATTTCACTAACAAATCCAGAATTTGCCTCTACATgctattatttaagaaaaaaataatgagtatTTAAGAATTACAAAGTATaagaattttaagataaaacaaaattttaattgagaactaattattagaaaatatcattttttttttcttgtaatctttACATTTTGAAAGAATTAAAAGATGTACAAAACTATGAAAGTGAAAAAATCTCCCATTTTATCAACACCATAATCTTAAATCTAAATTGTTTTGTCTGCTTCCTTTCGTCTTCTCTGCACAAAATCAAACCCTAAATCCCAAACTTTCTTCCTCGTTCAGgtggaggaaagaaagaaagaaagatagctTAATGTTAGCGAACCTTGGAGTATTTATAAGTTTGAAGCCATGTAATGCTAAGGTTTTGAGCTTGAATCATCTCTTAATTGGTCGGGTTTTAGCTTTAACtaatcatatattttataatctATGCTCAGTTTGACTTTGGTTTCATATTGGGTCTAATTTGGGCCATAATCTTTCAACATGGGATCACAACCTCATCACATACATCATAGGTAGGTAGCCATGTAAGTTTTTTGATATATCATCTGTTTCTAATTGCACTTCCATCTAAATGCcttattttaataatcatatattttataatccGAAAAGAAAGGTTGGTCTCACCTAAGAACACAAGAACATGCACCAAGCTCATGACAAAAATACCTACTCAAATCATCTCCTTGGAGcaaccatatatatacacacatatatataattgtaattaatattaaCCACTCCTAAGGTAGCAGTTACTTGCAAACACTGCCCCTCACATCTTCAAAATAGCAATGACCTCCCCTACCATTAAAAATTAGAGCTAAATGGCTCTTATACTCacccatcttctctctctcttatgcCATTCTTACacagtattatttttaattataaaaaaaattttcaataacaaaatttattttaatttaaatatatattttttaaatatatgtataagctaaaaatataatacatattcataaaaaaattcaaaaaataaaaaataaaaaaacaaaagacttTATGTCAACTGTCTTCACTGATAAAAAACCATATTGCCGGTGATGAAATTTCAATGTTGACACTCGTTGTCACCTAAATGGGTTTCAAGTGCTGAAACCCCCCATCAACGTGTTCATGGGTTGGGCCGAGCCCTTGGTTTGGTAAATAAGATGGCTCAAGCTCGACTAATTCCACTAACAAGTTAAACTTGCCTAAATCATTAAACAATGGTCAAATGATGGACCCAGACCTAGCCAGCCATTTAACATACCTACTTGGATTCACTAAATGATACATTGAGGTGAAGAGGCTCTTCTTGTGCTTATATTGTTTTCACTTGCCTTAATTATTTGGGGTTTGGGCgtattgtgtattttgtttgTTGCATAAGAGAGGGACGGTGTTTGTATTGGTCAATCTAATATAgtttttcattatatattttcttttattttattttaataaaaaaatttgtatcgTAATATTATCTATAGATTTGTGTGGCAATATATAATTGGACTTATATTATGTCAATATGTATGTGTGTGCTTTAATATTAGAAAACCTTGGGATGATGCATTCTTAtggagaaatatatattttagagaAAACAAACTTGGGATGATGCATTCTTATAAAACCCTTTTGTTGTTGTAAAGATAcaatagtaaatttatttgattaaaaatatcatcgtCTGGCTGCAGGGAGATTCTCATGTAAACATTCTGGTACTTAaatcaaatattgaaaatga from Diospyros lotus cultivar Yz01 unplaced genomic scaffold, ASM1463336v1 tig00010963_1, whole genome shotgun sequence includes:
- the LOC127793475 gene encoding MDIS1-interacting receptor like kinase 2-like isoform X2 — protein: MLTLVWNLRLSENNLTGPIPTSVWNLTNLVRLKLHDNHLSGSIPTSIGNLTNLTNLYLSRNQLSGPIPHSLGNLNSLTELSLSSNKLSGPIPSELANLTHLQIFSIGNNKLTGRLPQNLCLDGSLIRLDAANNNLTGNIPKSLRNCNSLFRVRLENNQLEGNLQEYFGVLPSLDYMDLSYNRWFGKLSEKWGQSKNLTKLGISNNQLTGNIPPDLAAATKLHFLDLSSNHLVGEIPKKLRELGLLFHLNLSNNKLSGNIPAEIFGTQSSLKNLDLATNNLTGSIPREIANCENLQNLNLGKNQLEGGIPFEIEKLQFLQSLDLGHNNLMGEIPSQLGKMPRLEKLNLSHNMLSGSIPSSFGEQPTSLTSIDISYNNLKGLLPNTKIFEDVPYEVYRGNDGLCGNQTGLIPCSSPKVRNNADKSRTKTNLVLLVVVPLVGTLFLVVVGIFLLSKRVVLKVESEIQVVRNENLFEIWSYDGKIVYKNIIEATEDFNEKYYIRRGGYGTVYKAKFSSGLVVAVKKTHPSQDDNLVDLKSFRSEIRALTEARHRNIIKLYGFCSNSHRSFLIYEFLEGGSLENKLSNKEEALRFDWGKRLNAIKGVASGLCYMHHECSPSIIHRDISSKNILFDLECVAHISDFGTARLLNLHSSNGTSFAGTFGYAAPELAYTMEVNAKLDVYSFGILTLEVLLGKHPFDLISSLSSSCSSFFSSLSSAFHGMLLIDVLDNCLPPPEDQMVEEIVVTTKLAFACVNTDPHLRPSMRQVYVELSKQRPSSESSFHTITLGQLLVINCI
- the LOC127793475 gene encoding MDIS1-interacting receptor like kinase 2-like isoform X3; its protein translation is MSYSRAISLLPMHLAAVMALLVVASSSYTTAASLSNDEAAALLRWKASLQNQSQSLLPSWDVGSNHSYCNWAGIACDNTSRITHIVLNSIGLTGNNKLTGRLPQNLCLDGSLIRLDAANNNLTGNIPKSLRNCNSLFRVRLENNQLEGNLQEYFGVLPSLDYMDLSYNRWFGKLSEKWGQSKNLTKLGISNNQLTGNIPPDLAAATKLHFLDLSSNHLVGEIPKKLRELGLLFHLNLSNNKLSGNIPAEIFGTQSSLKNLDLATNNLTGSIPREIANCENLQNLNLGKNQLEGGIPFEIEKLQFLQSLDLGHNNLMGEIPSQLGKMPRLEKLNLSHNMLSGSIPSSFGEQPTSLTSIDISYNNLKGLLPNTKIFEDVPYEVYRGNDGLCGNQTGLIPCSSPKVRNNADKSRTKTNLVLLVVVPLVGTLFLVVVGIFLLSKRVVLKVESEIQVVRNENLFEIWSYDGKIVYKNIIEATEDFNEKYYIRRGGYGTVYKAKFSSGLVVAVKKTHPSQDDNLVDLKSFRSEIRALTEARHRNIIKLYGFCSNSHRSFLIYEFLEGGSLENKLSNKEEALRFDWGKRLNAIKGVASGLCYMHHECSPSIIHRDISSKNILFDLECVAHISDFGTARLLNLHSSNGTSFAGTFGYAAPELAYTMEVNAKLDVYSFGILTLEVLLGKHPFDLISSLSSSCSSFFSSLSSAFHGMLLIDVLDNCLPPPEDQMVEEIVVTTKLAFACVNTDPHLRPSMRQVYVELSKQRPSSESSFHTITLGQLLVINCI
- the LOC127793475 gene encoding MDIS1-interacting receptor like kinase 2-like isoform X1, which encodes MSYSRAISLLPMHLAAVMALLVVASSSYTTAASLSNDEAAALLRWKASLQNQSQSLLPSWDVGSNHSYCNWAGIACDNTSRITHIVLNSIGLTGTLFSFSFSSFPHLIRFELHNNSFHGSIPAQIGNLSRLYYIDFSSNHFIGKVPSELGSLRNLQCLRLNKNNLSGSIPQELGMLTLVWNLRLSENNLTGPIPTSVWNLTNLVRLKLHDNHLSGSIPTSIGNLTNLTNLYLSRNQLSGPIPHSLGNLNSLTELSLSSNKLSGPIPSELANLTHLQIFSIGNNKLTGRLPQNLCLDGSLIRLDAANNNLTGNIPKSLRNCNSLFRVRLENNQLEGNLQEYFGVLPSLDYMDLSYNRWFGKLSEKWGQSKNLTKLGISNNQLTGNIPPDLAAATKLHFLDLSSNHLVGEIPKKLRELGLLFHLNLSNNKLSGNIPAEIFGTQSSLKNLDLATNNLTGSIPREIANCENLQNLNLGKNQLEGGIPFEIEKLQFLQSLDLGHNNLMGEIPSQLGKMPRLEKLNLSHNMLSGSIPSSFGEQPTSLTSIDISYNNLKGLLPNTKIFEDVPYEVYRGNDGLCGNQTGLIPCSSPKVRNNADKSRTKTNLVLLVVVPLVGTLFLVVVGIFLLSKRVVLKVESEIQVVRNENLFEIWSYDGKIVYKNIIEATEDFNEKYYIRRGGYGTVYKAKFSSGLVVAVKKTHPSQDDNLVDLKSFRSEIRALTEARHRNIIKLYGFCSNSHRSFLIYEFLEGGSLENKLSNKEEALRFDWGKRLNAIKGVASGLCYMHHECSPSIIHRDISSKNILFDLECVAHISDFGTARLLNLHSSNGTSFAGTFGYAAPELAYTMEVNAKLDVYSFGILTLEVLLGKHPFDLISSLSSSCSSFFSSLSSAFHGMLLIDVLDNCLPPPEDQMVEEIVVTTKLAFACVNTDPHLRPSMRQVYVELSKQRPSSESSFHTITLGQLLVINCI